In Beijerinckia indica subsp. indica ATCC 9039, the genomic window AAAATGGTTCGGACTGGACCAGTTGAATCATTGGGATCGCAACGCGCCTTTGCCCAATATCGCCGCCAAGACCTATCCTTGGGCCGAGGCGCGCGACACGGTGCTTGATGCTTATGGCGCTTTCTCTGCCGATATGGCGGGTATTGCCAAACGCTTCTTCGACAATGGCTGGATCGACGCGCCGGCGCGTCCCGGCAAGGCTCCGGGTGCCTTCGCGCATCCGACCGTGCCTTCCGCGCATCCCTATGTCTTGCTGAATTATCTTGGCAAGCCGCGTGATGTCATGACACTTGCGCATGAACTTGGTCATGGTGTGCATCAAGTGCTTGCCGGGCCGAATGGGGCCTTGATGGCGCCGACGCCGTTGACGCTCGCCGAAACGGCTTCCGTCTTCGGCGAAATGCTGACCTTCCGCACTCTCCTGGCCCGCACGACCAATGTGACCGAGCGCCGTGCCATGCTTGCGGCCAAGGTCGAGGATATGATCAATACGGTCGTGCGGCAGATCGCTTTCTATACATTCGAGCGTAAACTGCATACAGCCCGTCGTGAAGGAGAACTAACCGCCGAACAGGTCTGCGAACTCTGGATGAGTGTGCAGGCGGAAAGCCTTGGTCCCTCGATCAAGCTGGGGCCGGGTTATGAGACCTTCTGGGCCTATATTCCGCATTTCATTCATTCGCCTTTCTATGTCTATGCTTATGCCTTTGGCGATTGCCTGGTGAACTCTCTCTATGGCGTCTATGAAAAATCCCGCGAGGGTTTTGCCGAACGTTATCTCGCCATGTTGTCGGCGGGTGGCACCAAGCATCATGCGGAATTGCTCGCGCCCTTTGGACTGGATGCGCGTGATCCCTCCTTCTGGCAGATTGGCCTTTCGATGATCGAGGGTATGATCGGCGAACTGGAAAGCCTTGAGGGACAATAGAGAGGGGCAATAGAGCATCGCTCGATCAATCGGGCGCATGAGCGATGCTCTGAGGTCTTCTCATCGCATCGAATTGATCCCAAAAGGGATACAACTTTTCGGTGTGATGCTGTAGGCGGACTGCGGATCGTTCAGACGCAGACAGAATGAGGAGAATGCATGCGTGCAGTCGTGGTTCGAACGCCGGGTGGTCTCGATCATCTGGCCCTTGTCGAACAGCCCGATCCCGGTGCACCGGGGATCGGTGAAATTCGCGTGCGCCTGCACGCGAATTCACTGAACTATCATGATTATTGCGTTGCCATCGGGGTCATGCCGACGGAAGACGGGCGCATCCCCATGGCCGATGGGGCGGGTATCGTGGAAGCCGTGGGCGATGGCGTCGGGGAATTCGCGGTCGGTGACTCAGTCGTGTCTTGCTTCTATCCGCTCTGGCAGGAAGGGGCGCCCGTGGCCAGCGGCTTTGCAACCGTGCCAGGCGATGGTGTCGATGGTTATGCGCGCGAGAGTGTCGTGCGCCCGGCAAGCTGGTTTACCAAGGCCCCAAAAGGCTATAGCCATGCCGAGGCGGCGACGCTGACGACCGCCGGCTTGACCGCCTGGCGGGCCCTGGTCGGTGACGGAGGGTTGAAAGCTGGCGATACCGTCCTGGCGCTTGGCACTGGCGGCGTTTCCATCTTTGGGCTGCAATTTGCCAAAATGATGGGCGCACGCGTGATCATCACTTCATCCTCTGATGAGAAATTGGAAAGGGCGCGCGCGCTCGGCGCCGACGAAACGATCAATTACAAACAGGAACTCAATTGGGGTGAGAAAGTCTTCGCCTTGACGGGTGGCCGTGGTGTCGATCACGTGCTCGAAGTCGGTGGTCCCGGCACTTTGCCGCAATCGATCGCGGCGGTGCGGATCGGTGGCCATATTGCCATGATCGGTATTCTCACGGGCTTTAGCGGCGAAGTACCGACGCTGGCGCTTCTTGGCAAACAGGCGCGGCTCCAGGGTTTGATCGTCGGCAGCCGGCGTCAACAGATCGAGATGATCCGCGCCATCGAGGAGAATGGCCTGAAACCGGTGATCGACAAGAGTTTCGCCCTGGCTGATATGGCTCAATCGTTCCTGTATGAGGAATCCGGCCAGCACTTTGGCAAGATTGTTTTGGAGTTTTAGCCTCCTTTGATGAAGCGCGGGCTCATTCAGAAAGAGCCGTTGCCGCCGCGTTTTGCCGCCTGGTTCGCGGCGCGCGGCTGGAGCCCGCGGGCACATCAGCAGCATCTTCTGGCTTTGGCGCAACAGCAGGAAAATGCGCTTCTGATCGCGCCGACGGGGGCCGGCAAAACGCTCGCGGGTTTCCTGCCCTCCCTCGTCGATCTGGAACAAAAGCGCAATCGTGATGGGCTGCATACTCTTTATATTTCGCCTCTGAAGGCGCTTGCGGTCGATGTTGAACGCAATCTGCAAATGCCGATTGCCGAAATGGGCCTCAAGATTACGGTTGAGACACGCACGGGCGATACATCCACCGCCAAGCGTCTGCGTCAGCGTCGTCAGCCACCGGATATGCTGTTGACGACGCCGGAACAACTGACGTTGCTGCTCGCCACAGCCGATGCCGAACATCTCTTCGCCGATGTGCGACGCGTTATTTTCGATGAATTGCATGCGATCGCGCCCTCGAAACGAGGCGATCTTCTGAGCCTCGGCCTCGCGCGGCTACGTACGCTCGCGCCCATGATGCGGACCACGGGCCTTTCGGCGACCGTGCGCGCGCCGGAGGATTTGCAACGCTGGCTCGTCTCGCAACAAGATGCAAATGCCCTCGCCACATTGATCACGGCGCCCCCCGGCGCTCCCGCCGATTTACGCATTCTTGACAGTGACAATGCTTTGCCTTGGGCTGGCCATAGCGCCGCCCATGCGCTGCGTGAGATTTATGCCGCGATCGAGGCCGCGACCATGACGTTGGTTTTCGTCAATACGCGCGCCCAGGCGGAATATGTGTTTCAGGAACTCTGGCGCATTAATGAGAAATCCTTGCCGATTGCCTTGCATCATGGCTCGCTTGATGCCGGCCAAAGGCGCAAGGTCGAAGCGGCAATGGTACAAAACCGGCTCAAGGCGGTGGTCTGTACGTCAACGCTCGATCTTGGCATCGATTGGGGGGCCGTCGATCTCGTGATCAATGTCGGCGCGCCCAAGGGCGCGAGCCGGCTCGCGCAAAGGATTGGCCGGGCGAACCATCGCCTGGATGAACCGTCCCGCGCCCTTCTCGTGCCGGCCAATCGCTTCGAAGTGCTCGAATGTCATGCCGCCGTGGAAGCGGCGCGCGCCGGCACGCAGGATACGGCTGCTGCACGCGCTGGCGCGCTCGATGTTTTGTGTCAGCATTTGCTCGGCATGGCTTGTGTCGGTCCTTTCGATCCGCAAAGGCTTTATGAAGAAGTGATCACGGCCGCGCCCTATGCGGGCTTAAGCCGAAAGGATTTCGACGCGGCTCTGAATTTTGCGGCCCATGGTGGCTATGCGTTGAAGGCTTATGAACGGTTCGCTAAGCTCAAGCCCATGCCAGACGGGCGCTGGCGCATAGCCAATGGCCGTGTGGCACAGGCCTATCGCATGAATTGTGGGACAATTGTCGAGGCCGACATGCTCAGGGTCCGCCTTGTGCCGGGCTCGGAGGGGGGACGGCGAAAAAGCGGTCAGCCGCTCAAGACGGCTTATACGGGCCCATTGCGGCGCGGTGGCCGAATACTCGGCGAGATCGAGGACTATTTTATCGAGACTTTGCGGCCAAAGGATACATTTCTTTTCGGCGGCGAGATTCTGGCACTCCAAGGGATTGCGGGCGATGAAGCCTTGGTGGTGCGCAGTCACGCCGAGACGCCGAAAATTCCGTCTTATGCCGGTGGCAAGTTTCCGCTCTCGACCTATCTTGCCAAACGCGTACGCGAATTGCTCTCGACTCCCGAGGAATGGAACCAATTGCCACCGCAGGTCGTCGAATGGTTGGCGCTGCAGAAACATGTTTCCCGTCTGCCACCCCCTGAGGCTTTGCTTGTCGAAACTTTCGCGCGGGGTGGTCATTTTCATCTCGTTGCCTATCCTTTTGAGGGCCGTCTCGCGCATCAGACGCTTGGCATGTTGTTGACACGAAGAATGGAACGGGCCGGTCTGCAACCACTCGGCTTCGTCGCCAATGATTATGCTCTGTGTGTTTGGTCGCGCGCCGATGTCGGCGCCTGGTGCGAGGACAATAAATATGCGCTGAATGCGCTTTTCGCGAAGGATATGCTGGGCGATGATCTCGAGGAATGGCTGCATGAATCGGCTCTGATGAAACGCACATTCCGTAATTGCGCGATCATCGCCGGATTGATCGAGCGGAATTTCCCGGGCAAACAGAAAGCTGGGCGGCAAGAGTCGCGGCGAGTGACCATTTCGACCGATCTCATCTATGATGTCTTGCGACGGCACGAACCTGACCATGTGCTGTTGCGAGCGGCCCGTGCCGATGCGGCGACCGGCCTTCTTGATCTCGAACGATTGGGGCTAATGCTGGCGCGTGTGCGGCATAAAATCATCCATCAGCCCTTGACGCATATTTCGCCGCTCGCCGTGCCGATCATGCTCGAAATCGGCCGTGAAAGGGTCTATGGCGAGGCCCAGGATGCGCTTTTGGCCGAAGCCGCGGCGGATCTGGCGGCGGAAGCGATGGCGCCCTGACCTCTTGCCGCGCGAATAATTTCAGGGCGAATAATTTCAGGGATTGTGATTGTGCTGTAAAGCTTTGTCCGTGAGCCAGAATCCTGCCAGAACGACCACGCGCGCCGCCCTTGCCATCGGCGACAAAGACTTTGTTGCCGATCCTTCGGGCGCGCTCTTCCTGGAAGAGGAGAGGCTGCTGATCGTGGCCGATCTGCATCTTGAAAAAGGCTCGGCCTATGCCACGCGTGCCGTTTTCCTGCCGCCCTATGATACGCGCCAGGTGCTCGGGAATCTTGCCGCTCTCATGCGTTTTTACGCACCACGTGGCCTTATCGCTCTGGGTGATTCCTTCCATGACCAGGGTGCGGGGGAACGTCTCCACCCGGCAGACCGCGAAAGGCTCGCGGTTTTGCAGCAAGGCCGCGAATGGATCTGGATCTCTGGCAATCACGACGCTGAGCGGCCCCTGGGCATAGGCGGAATTTTCCTGGACGAACTCCGTCTTGGCCCGTTCACACTCCGGCATGTGCCCATGGAGGGGCGGGACGGGACAGGGGAACTTGCCGGGCATTTGCATCCGGTGGCTAAAGTGCGCGGACGCGGCGGCGTGGTGCGCCGCCGCTGTTTTCTGACCGATGGACGAAGATGCATCTTGCCAGCTTTCGGCGCTTATGCCGGCGGGCTCAATATCCGTGACGAAGCCTTCACCGCGCTCTTTTCCCTGAAGGACGCGGAAGCCCATGTCCTCGGCCAAAAGGGCGTATATGTCTTTCCCGCACGCCATTGCCTGGAAGAATAAGAAGCGGAGCCCCATTGAAACGGGAGCATAAGCGGGCTAATATCGCAGTCAACGCGGGCGTAGTTCAATGGTAGAACGGCAGCTTCCCAAGCTGCATACGAGGGTTCGATTCCCTTCGCCCGCTCCATTCCAAAATGCTGGAATGCCTGAGATATTTTCGCTCTACCGTTGAACTCGCGTTCCCCACGTTCCCTATCGCGTTCCTCATTGCTGTTTACGAGTTGTTCTTCGCTTCCCGGTGCTCAGCCCGAAGGCCAGCGACCTCGCGCGCTTATGTAGCGAACGGTCGTCAAATTTCGATTTTGAGAATATATTATAATATTAAGAATATTACTGTTGTATAATGTGTGTTTTTGCTGGTTATCAAATTGTTTGTGGGGATAAGATCCTGCAAATTGCCTCGGCTTTAACTTGTCATCGATCATAATTATTTAGAATCGATCATTGTTCAATCGATCTCAGTAAACCTGAGGGATATAACCACGGAGTTTTGGAGCCTTCATAACATCCAGGCTTCCCCGACCATCGAGACATGGTCCTTGCCCTTGGCTGAAGGAACGATGAAATCGCGGCTTGGAATAGGCCAATGAGCAAGAAGGGTGTAGCCAAGCCGAAGACGGCTTTCCTTTAAGGCATCAGGGGCCAGGATATGATAGGGCATTCTATATTTGCCAAAGTCTTCGAGCGTATAGAAGCTTTCATTTTCCGAGAGAGCAACTTTGTTGACGATGATCCTGGCCGGCCGTTTGGGTAAACGGGCGACGATCTCGTCAATCGATAATTCTGCATATTGAAGGACGCCGGAACAGAGCAGAATGTCACAGGCCTGTGTCTCCTCAAGCTTTTCATAAAAGTGCAAGGTCGGTGTTTCAGTTAGGCGGCGCCTGCCTTCCCGTACCACGGCAGGCACATCCACCACTTGCCAACACAAATCTGCTGGCAAGGTCAGCATGTCCTTATAGGCGTAATACTTGCTACCAATATGACCGCCGAAATCTGTAATCACGCGCAAAGCGTTTTCATTGAAAATTCTCTGTAGAAAGAAAAGCACAGGCCAATCGAAACTATGAATCGTAGCAAACGATTCAAGATTAATGGGAACAATCTCATCATTATCGTAAGTTACGCGCTTCGAAGAGGGTAGAAAATCACGTGCCTCTTCAAAAGTCTCAAATCGTCCCCAGTGACGCCCGAAGCCTTTGCGGAAATAAGAGTTTAGAAATCCATTCCGCCGCAATTGTGCGGCCACTGGAAGGTTCCAGAGTATTTTTTTTGATAAAGAAGGAAGTGAGGACATTGTCGTTCTCCCCTGAAGAGCGAGGCGACCAAAACTGATTTCCTACTCACGGCGCATCGCGATCTGGTTTGTGCCAAACGGTTCTTCCATAAAATGTTGAAAGATGAGCCGTTGTTGGCGCCTGACAGCGTCGGCACCGATGGTGCAAAACATTCCCGTCCACCATTAAGGCAACGGAGAAGCAAAGTTACATACGCAAGAACCAAACCAGATTACTAAACACATGCAGCATCGAGAGTGGCCATTTCCGGGTCAAGCAGGCCTTGCTCGTCCACGAACAGAATGATCTGATCTCTATTTGTTTCAGTCTTTTAAAAGTCGAGAAAACGTTAAAATCACGGCAGCAAAATATTTCTCTGTATTCGTATACAAATTTTTGCAATCAGGGCTATTTCTTGCCATTACCTGTGACGCAATCGCCGTTCAATCTGTCCAATAGAACCTTTGATGCTTTGAACTTCAGCACACGGCGTGGTGGAATGACGGCGGCAACTCCGGTGCGGGGATTACGCCCGATCCTCTGAGTCTTGGCCCGAATCTCGAAATTGCCGAAGGATGCCAGCCTGACATTTTCACCCCTGACCAGAGCCTCAGTGATTTCCGATAAAACCTCCGTGACCAGCCGATCAGCATCCTTGCGGGAGATCCCAATGCAATCGTAGACTGAAGATGCCAGATCCTTACGGGTTACGGTGATGAGGCTAAACCCGCGAGGCATGATGTTCCGCCAATCCGCGACCGCTTCTGTGTCTTGCTGTTCAGCGGGCATCATCCCTTCCTTTCGGCTCGTTGCATAATCGGCCTTGCGCTCCGTTTTCGACACAGGATTTAAAGGCAGTCTGTATCCAAGCAGATGGCTAATGCCATGCCGTTCGATCCAAAATGCATCATAATCCGCATGCATACGATGTCATCGATAACGAGCATCTGCATTGATAATGTGGGTTTGGTTTGGTACAATTAAAAGTTCATCGCGCCGGATACATTTATGAATGTAATTACTGCG contains:
- a CDS encoding ligase-associated DNA damage response DEXH box helicase, which translates into the protein MKRGLIQKEPLPPRFAAWFAARGWSPRAHQQHLLALAQQQENALLIAPTGAGKTLAGFLPSLVDLEQKRNRDGLHTLYISPLKALAVDVERNLQMPIAEMGLKITVETRTGDTSTAKRLRQRRQPPDMLLTTPEQLTLLLATADAEHLFADVRRVIFDELHAIAPSKRGDLLSLGLARLRTLAPMMRTTGLSATVRAPEDLQRWLVSQQDANALATLITAPPGAPADLRILDSDNALPWAGHSAAHALREIYAAIEAATMTLVFVNTRAQAEYVFQELWRINEKSLPIALHHGSLDAGQRRKVEAAMVQNRLKAVVCTSTLDLGIDWGAVDLVINVGAPKGASRLAQRIGRANHRLDEPSRALLVPANRFEVLECHAAVEAARAGTQDTAAARAGALDVLCQHLLGMACVGPFDPQRLYEEVITAAPYAGLSRKDFDAALNFAAHGGYALKAYERFAKLKPMPDGRWRIANGRVAQAYRMNCGTIVEADMLRVRLVPGSEGGRRKSGQPLKTAYTGPLRRGGRILGEIEDYFIETLRPKDTFLFGGEILALQGIAGDEALVVRSHAETPKIPSYAGGKFPLSTYLAKRVRELLSTPEEWNQLPPQVVEWLALQKHVSRLPPPEALLVETFARGGHFHLVAYPFEGRLAHQTLGMLLTRRMERAGLQPLGFVANDYALCVWSRADVGAWCEDNKYALNALFAKDMLGDDLEEWLHESALMKRTFRNCAIIAGLIERNFPGKQKAGRQESRRVTISTDLIYDVLRRHEPDHVLLRAARADAATGLLDLERLGLMLARVRHKIIHQPLTHISPLAVPIMLEIGRERVYGEAQDALLAEAAADLAAEAMAP
- a CDS encoding TIGR04325 family methyltransferase is translated as MSSLPSLSKKILWNLPVAAQLRRNGFLNSYFRKGFGRHWGRFETFEEARDFLPSSKRVTYDNDEIVPINLESFATIHSFDWPVLFFLQRIFNENALRVITDFGGHIGSKYYAYKDMLTLPADLCWQVVDVPAVVREGRRRLTETPTLHFYEKLEETQACDILLCSGVLQYAELSIDEIVARLPKRPARIIVNKVALSENESFYTLEDFGKYRMPYHILAPDALKESRLRLGYTLLAHWPIPSRDFIVPSAKGKDHVSMVGEAWML
- the pdeM gene encoding ligase-associated DNA damage response endonuclease PdeM, whose translation is MSQNPARTTTRAALAIGDKDFVADPSGALFLEEERLLIVADLHLEKGSAYATRAVFLPPYDTRQVLGNLAALMRFYAPRGLIALGDSFHDQGAGERLHPADRERLAVLQQGREWIWISGNHDAERPLGIGGIFLDELRLGPFTLRHVPMEGRDGTGELAGHLHPVAKVRGRGGVVRRRCFLTDGRRCILPAFGAYAGGLNIRDEAFTALFSLKDAEAHVLGQKGVYVFPARHCLEE
- a CDS encoding integration host factor subunit alpha; the encoded protein is MPRGFSLITVTRKDLASSVYDCIGISRKDADRLVTEVLSEITEALVRGENVRLASFGNFEIRAKTQRIGRNPRTGVAAVIPPRRVLKFKASKVLLDRLNGDCVTGNGKK
- a CDS encoding zinc-dependent alcohol dehydrogenase family protein; translation: MRAVVVRTPGGLDHLALVEQPDPGAPGIGEIRVRLHANSLNYHDYCVAIGVMPTEDGRIPMADGAGIVEAVGDGVGEFAVGDSVVSCFYPLWQEGAPVASGFATVPGDGVDGYARESVVRPASWFTKAPKGYSHAEAATLTTAGLTAWRALVGDGGLKAGDTVLALGTGGVSIFGLQFAKMMGARVIITSSSDEKLERARALGADETINYKQELNWGEKVFALTGGRGVDHVLEVGGPGTLPQSIAAVRIGGHIAMIGILTGFSGEVPTLALLGKQARLQGLIVGSRRQQIEMIRAIEENGLKPVIDKSFALADMAQSFLYEESGQHFGKIVLEF